The nucleotide sequence GTCCTCGGAGCGCATGCCCGTCAATTTCCGAATCATGGCGATTGTCGGCGTGACCATTGCGGTGCTCTCCGGGGCAACCTCGCTTGCGCTGGGCAAACCCATGATGACCATGCTCGTTCCCCTGGGTGAGCCGGGCACCGTGATGACCCTCTACTTCGACCTGGGCGTCTTTTTGGGCGTGGTAGGCGCGATGATGACCATCCTCACAAGCCTGGGTGTGTTGAGCCGCCCGGCATCGGCCGAGACCCTCGCCCACAGCAAGGAGACCAATCCATGGAAGCCCTGATAGCCTCTGCCATCGCCGTTCTGGTGGCCTGTGGGTTCTACCTGGTGCTGCGCGCGCGCACCTTCCCGGTCATCATCGGCCTGGCACTCTTTTCGTACGCCGCCAACCTCTACATCTTCTCCACCGGGCGACTGACCTCCGGGATGCCCCCGGTCTTGCAAAAAGGCGTGCCCCTTGAGGCCTACGCCGATCCGCTGCCTCAGGCCCTGATTCTCACGGCGATCGTCATCGGCTTTGCCATGACGGCCTTTATCCTGGTCCTGGCCATCAGCGGTTATGTGGAGCTTGGCACCGATCATCTCGACGCGAAGGAGCAGAGCCGGTGAACAACTGGATCGTCATACCTATCCTGCTGCCGATGCTCACCGCGCTTGTCTGCGCGCTGATCCCGGCCTCAAAGATCGCCATTCAGCGCACCCTCTCGCTGACCGCCTCCCTGGCCCTTATGGCCACCGGCTTCTTCATGGTCAGCCAGACGATGTCCGGCGAGATCTTCAGCTACGCGATGGGCAGCTGGTCGGCGCCTTTTGGGATTGTGGTTGTCGTCGACCGACTCTCAGCGATGATGGTCGCGCTGACCAGCGTGGTCGCCCTCTGCGTGCTGGCCTATGCCTCCCAGGGCTCCGATAAGCGCGGGCCCTACTTCCACTTCCTCTTTCAGTTTCAGGTGCTGGGGATTTGCGGGGCGTTTTTAACCGGCGATATCTTCAACCTCTTTGTCTTCTTCGAGATCCTGCTTCTGGCCTCCTACAACCTGCTGGTCTACTCCGGCGGCAAGAAGCGGCTGAAGGCGGGCATCCATTACGTGATCCTGAACCTGGTGGGCTCGGCGCTCTTTCTGATCGGCGTGAGCACGCTCTACGGGATCACCGGCACGCTGAACATGGCTGATATGGCGATTCAGGTCGCAGCGTTGGGCCCCGAAGATCAGGCGATTTTGCAGGCCGGTGCGCTGGTTTTGATGGTGGTCTTCGCGCTGAAAGCCGCGCTGCTTCCCCTCTACCTCTGGTTGCCCGGTGTCTACGGCGCGGCGACCGCGCCGGTGGCCGCGCTCTTTGCCGTGCTGACCAAGGTGGGGGTCTACGCCATTCTGCGTACCTCCACGCTGATTTTCGGGCCGGAGGCCGGCGTCGGTGCCGATCTCATCGCGCCTTACCTCTTCCCGCTGGCGCTGATGACCCTCTTCTTCGGAATGGTCGGCGCGATGGGCAGCCACAGGCTGCGCCACATGACGGGCTACCTCATCATCGCCTCGCTGGGCACCATGCTGGCCAGCATCGGCCTCTTTACCCAGGCCAGCATCTCCGGCGCGCTCTACTATCTGGTGCACTCGACGCTGATCATGGCGCTCTTCTTTTTGCTCATTGAGCGCGTTTCCGCCCAGCGCGGTCCTTTCACCGACGAGATCCGCATCGGCTGGAAGCTGACTCAGCCCACCCTGCTCGGACTGATCTTCTTCGGCGCTGCGGTGGCCGCCGCAGGCCTTCCGCCCTTCAGCGGCTTTCTCGGCAAGCTCCTGATGCTTCAGGCCGCCATCGGCGAGCCCGGCGGCTTCTGGATGTGGGCGGTGATCCTCTTTACAAGCCTTCTGGGCCTTGTTGCCCTGAGCCGCGTCGGCACGCAGGTCTTCTGGAAAGGCACCGAGATCTCCGCCGAGCGCGCCGATCAGGTCGAGCGTACCACCACTCTACAGGCCGCCCCCCTGGTCGCCATCCTGGCCATCCTGGCGGCCTACTCCGTCTTCGCCGGCCCCGTCACCAGGTACACCGACGCGGCCGCCGCCCAGCTGCTCGACCCGCAGCAGTACATTGACGCGGTGATGGTCCAACCGGCCTTCTTCCCCGACACAGGCATGAGCGATGACCTCAGCAACAAGGACCACTGACGTGATCAGCATTCGACAACGCGTTCTGCCACAGCCCCTCTTCAGCCTGGTGTTGCTGGCGGTCTGGCTTCTGGCTCAGGGCAAGCTCGAGCTCTCCACGATCATCGGTGGGGTGGTCCTGGCGCTGGTGCTCCCCGCGCTCACCTACCGCTTTACCGATTCCTTCCCGAAGGTGCGTCGGCTCCGCCCCCTGATTCAGTACGTCGTCATCGTGATGTGGGATATCCTCGTCGCCAACCTCGTCGTGGCGCGGCTGATTCTGGGCTCAAGCCGCAAGCTCAAGCCCACCTTCCTGGAGGTGCCGGTGAAGCTGACCAACCCTTATGCCATCACGATCTTCGCGGCCACCATCTCGCTGACCCCCGGTACGGTCTCATCGAACTTGAGCGGCGACCGCAAGACGTTGCTGGTTCATGCGCTGACCTCCGATGACCCCGACGCCGAGATTCAGCTGATGAAGGCCCGTTACGAGGCACCGCTCTTGGAGGCCTTCCAATGATCCTGACCTACGCCATCGCTACCGCCTTCGGCATCGTCTCAGCGGCCATTCTTCTCAACGCCTACCGCCTCTTTCAGGGCCCGGATGTGCTCGACCGCGTTGTGGCCCTGGACACGATGAACATCAACGCCATCGCACTCCTGCTCCTGGCAGGGATCTGGTGGTCGACGGACCTCTTCTTCGAAGCAGCCCTGCTCATCGCCATGATGGGCTTTGTCGGCACCGTAGGCATCTCCCGCTTCCTGCTGCGCGGCGACCTCATCGAGTGAACCTCCACCGGATGAACCGCGTTTCAGTCCGCGTCATCCGAAGCCTTTTGAGACCATCATGGAAGAGCTTCCTCTTTACCTTCAAAGCATCATTGCCGCCCTGCTCATCTTCGGGGCCGTATTTGCCTTTATCGGCTCGCTGGGCCTGGCGAAGTTGCCCGATTTCTACATGCGCCTGCATGGTCCCACCAAAGCGACCACCCTGGGGCTGGGCGCGATGCTGGTGGGCTCGATGATCTACTTCAGCGTCACCAAAGGTAGCCTGACGCTGCACGAGATCCTCATCACCCTCTTCCTCTTTATTACCGCCCCGGTCAGCGCGCACATCCTCTCGAAGTCAGCCATCCGTTCGCGCATCTACGACTCCACCGGCATGGTCGAGGAGAAAACCCGCGAGCTCTTCTGAGCAGCGCTCGCGACAGGCTCATTCAGCCTCACCCTTCTCCCCGCTCCTCTCTCCCCCCGCAGGCCCCCCGAAGATGCCCTACGCCGAACAGGCGGCGATGTTCGAGAACCGTCTCCAGAAGAACATCAGCCGCATCGAGAACGCCGCCCAACGCCTCAACCAGAGCTGCTACCGCATTTACGACGCCGACATCCCCGAGATCCCGCTGCTCGTTGACTGGTACGAGGGCTATTTGCACGTGGCGCTTATGGCCCGGCGCAAGTTCCGCGATATGGACAACGAAGCCTGGCTCGACGCGATGCTTGAGGTCTTAATGACCCAGCTCGACGTCCCGGCTGAGAAGCTTTTTGTAAAGACGCGCCGCCGCCAGAAGGGCTCCTGGCAGTACTCGAAATTTGCCCACGAGCGCAGCGAGATCGCCGTTCACGAGGATGGCCTCAAATTCAAGGTCAACCTCTCCGACTACCTCGACACCGGCCTATTCTTAGACCACCGCATCACCCGCCAGATGGTCCGCGAGGAGTCGCAGGGCAAGAGCGTGCTCAACCTCTTCGCCTACACCGGCGCCTTTACCGTGCACGCGATCGCCGGCGGCGCTCGAAAGACCGTCACCGTCGACATGAGCAACACCTATTTACGCTGGGCCCGGGAGAACCTCGCGCTCAACCAGATGAGCCTGCGCGGAAACCGCTTTGAGCGCGCCGACATCCTGCAATACCTGGCAAGCCCGGACCGCGCCCGAGAGCACTATGACCTGATCGTGCTCGACCCGCCCACCTTCTCCAACTCCAAGAAGATGGATGACACGCTGGAGATCCAGCGCGACCACCCCTGGCTTATCAACACCTCGCTGGGCCTGCTCAAACCCGGCGGTGCCCTTTACTTCTCGACGAACTTTCGAAACTTTAAGCTGCAATCCAGTCAGCTCCACGGTGCCGTCATCGAGGAGCTCACCCAGAAGACCATCCCTCACGACTTCCAACACTCCAAACCCCACCAGAGCTGGCGCATCACCCGCGCGTAACGCTCTTCAAGCGCTCGCGATCTATGACCTCTGAAAACCAAGCAAAAGTCGTCCCGGCCGGACCACGCCGCAGCCTCTCGGGCATCAAGCCCACGGGCTTTCCCCACCTGGGCAACTACCTGGGCATGATCCGCCCGGCCATCGATCTCCAGGAGGACTATGAGGCCTTCTACTTTGTGGCCGACTACCACGCCCTGACCTCGGTGCGTGACCCCGAGGCCCTGCGCCAATCGGTCTACCAGATCACCGCCTACTTTCTGGCCTTTGGTCTCGACCCGGCCCGCGCGGCCTTCTTCCGCCAGTCGGACATCCCGGAGGTCACCGAGCTGACCTGGCTCTTAAGCTGCGTCACGCATATGGGCCTGCTGGAGCGCGCCCATGCCTATAAGGCTGCAAAAGACCAGGGCATCGAGAAGGACATCAACCACGGCGTGTTCACCTACCCGGTGCTCATGGCCAGCGATATCCTCATCTACGACTCCGACGTCGTCCCGGTAGGCGCCGACCAGATCCAGCACATCGAGATGACCCGCGACATGGCCCAGAAGTTCAACTCGGCCTTCGGCGGGGATTTCCTCAAGCTGCCCGAGGCCCGGGTGCGTGAAGACGTGGCCACCGTCCCCGGCCTCGACGGCAGAAAGATGAGCAAGAGCTACGGCAACATCATCGAGCCGCTCCTGCCGCCCAAAAAGCTGCGCAAACAGATCATGAAGATCGAGACAGACTCGAAGGGTCTTGACGACCCCAAAGATCCCTCGACCTGCAACATCGTCACCCTCTACAAGCTCTTCGCCTCCAAAGACGAGCTCGCCGAGATGGAAGAGAATTACCGCGCCGGTGGCTATGGCTACGGCCACGCCAAGCAGGCCCTCTTTGAGAAGATGGACGCCCACTTCGCCCCCTTCCGCGAGCGCTATGAGGCGATCATCGACGACCGCGACTACCTCGATCAGATCCTCGATGAGGGCGCCGAAAAAGTCCGCCCCATCGTCGAAGAGGTCATGGTGCGAGTTCGCCGCGCCACCGGCCTTCGCCGCTAAGTTACCCCACGTCTTCGCTCTTAGCTTCGCGGGGAGCTCGCCACATCGTACCTCCCCCGAGGACTTCAGCCTCACCTCTCTCCAAGGCAACCGACATGGCCTCCAAAGACGACAAGACCCAGCCCGTGCCTCCTCGCCCCCGCAAGAAAAAAACCGAAGGCGAAGCCAGCGCTCAAGGTGTGAAGCCCGACGAGAAAGTCGAAGTCATCCGCGCCCCCAGGCCCCCCACCGCGCCCAATGCACCGAAGAAAGAGGCTCCCAAAAAAGATGCGCCCGCAGCCGAGTCGAAAAAAGAAGAATCGAGCGCCGGCATGAAGTTCGGGGACACCTCGGCCACCATGGACGACTTTGCCGCCATGTTCGAGAGCCATGAGGCCGCCGCTCCCTCCCGCCAGCGCTTCGACATGGGCGACCAGGTCGAGGGCAAGGTCATCTCGGTGGGCACCGCGGCGATCTTCGTGCAGATCGGCGCCAACCAGGAAGGCGTCGCCGATCGCGCCGCCTACGAAGACGAAGAAGGCAACGTCACGCTTGAGCCCGGCCAGACCTACTCCTTCTACGTGCTCGGCTTTAAGGGCGGCATCCAGCTCGGCAAAGAACTCGGTGCCGGCCGCCAGGGCCTGGCCGCTGTCGAAACCGCCCACGACACCGGGCTCCCCATCAGCGGCAAAGTCACTGGCACCAACAAGGGCGGCTTTGAAATCGATCTCTCCGGCGTGGAGGCGTTCTGCCCCATCAGCCAGATCGAGCTCGGGTTCACCGAAGAGCCCGACGCCCACGTCGGTCAGACCTACCAGTTTAAGGTCCAGGAAGTTCGCGACGGCGGCCGCACCGTCGTGGTGAGCCGCCGTGCCCTTCTCGAAGAGCAGCAGAAAGAGGCCCGCGAGCAAACCCTCAAAACCCTGGACGTCGGTCAGGTCATCGAGGGCGTCATCACGCGGGTGGCCGATTTTGGCGCCTTTGTCGACATCGGCGGCGTCGAGGGTCTGGTGCACGTCTCCGAGCTCAGCCACACCTTCTTCGACCACCCCACCGACCTGGTCAAAGTCGGCCAGGAGGTTAAGGTTGAGGTCTTGAGCCTTGAGGAGCCGGTGGGCGACAAGCCCATCCGCATCGGCCTGAGCATGAAGGCCACCGAGCAGGATCCGTGGCTGGAGGTAAACGAAAAATTCGCCGTGGGAACCCGCGTGCTCGGCCGCGTGGTGCGTCTGGCTCCCTTTGGTGCCTTCGTGGAGCTGACCCCGGGTGTTGAGGGCCTGGTGCACGTCTCCCAGATGAGCTGGGAGCGCCACGTGGCCAACCCCGCCGACGTGGTCTCCGTGGGCGAAGAAGTCTCGGTGGAGGTGCAGGATATCGACCTTCTGCGCCGCCGCATCGGCCTGAGCATGAAGGCCGCCGAGGGCGATCCCTGGGCCAACATCTCCGAGCGCTTCGCCATCGGCCTGGAGGTCAGCGGACATGTGGCCAAAGTCGAAGATTTCGGTGCCTTCATTGAGCTCGGCGGCGGTATCACTGCGCTTCTACCCCGCAGCGAGATGAACCTCTCCAGCGACTCGACGCCCCATCGCCAGTTCACCGCCGGTCAGGAGGTCAAAGCCCGCGTGCTCAACATCGAGCCCGAGCGTCGCCGCATGGCGCTGAGCCTCAAAGACGCCGAGACCATCGCCGAGCAGGCCGATCCCTCCAAAGCCGCCCCCACCAGTTACAAGGACGATAGCCTCTCCTCGGGCGGCGGCATGGGCACGCTGGGTGATCTGCTCAAGGCTCGTAAGAAGTCCTGAGCGACGCTGGATCACGGCGCAACCCCGCACTGCCAGCGCTCACTCCGCGCACCTCCCGGGTGCGCGGCGTAGACCTCTCGCAGACGCGGCGGCAGGGCTCTTTTCACAGCGTCGTAGCATCAGGCCCAACGTACAATTACCGTGGGCCGAGCTCGCATACCGCGATTCAAGCCTCTGCAAAAAAGAAGCGCTCGCCAGGTCCTGGCGAGCGCTTCTTTTTTGCAGGTGGCTCAGCGCGCTGACCCGCATCAACGGCCAACTTCTCCGCCTTCAGCACAGGCCTCTCTCCTCCCGACGCTGAAAGCCGCTGCCCGTCTTATGGCTCCTGCGGCTCACGCAAAAAGACGTACTCGCGCTCGCTGGAGCGCTCGTCGCTGAAGTAGTAGCCACCGCCGGTGAAGCCCTTAAGCCGCTCGGGGTCGGTGATGCGCTCGCGCACGATATAGTCGGCCATCATGCCGCGGGCACGCTTCGCCCAGAACGCGACGATCTTGTATGTGTCGCCCTTCCGATCGCGAAACACCGGGGTAATCAGCTTCCCTTTGAGCGATTTCTTGTCCACGGACTTAAAGTACTCGTTGGACGCCAGGTTGATCACCACCTGACGCTCCTGCTCGGCGAGCTTTTCGTTGAGCACGTCGGTGATCCTCTGTCCCCAGAAGTCGTAGAGGTTCTTGCCCCGGGCGTTCTCAAGGCGAGTGCCCATTTCCAGACGGTAGGGCTGCATCAGGTCCAGCGGACGCAGCACACCATAGAGCCCCGAGAGGATGCGGATATGCTCCTGGGCGAAGGCCACATCGTCGTCGGTGTAGGCGTCGAGCTGGAAGTCGGTGTAGACGTCGCCGGTAAAGGCCCAGAGCGCCTGACGGGCGTTCTCCGGGCTGAAGGGCAGCTCGAAGTCGCGGTAACGATCGTAGTTGAGATCCGCAAGCTTCGAGCTAATTCCCATCAGATCTTCGAGATCGGCACGCGAGAGCTCGCGCAGCCTCTCGATAAGCGTTTGAGAATCGTCGAGAAAAGGCGGCTCGCTATGCTCGGAGACGGGCACCGGCGATTCGAAATCCAGGGATTTGGAGGGGGAGAGTAAGACCAACATAGACGACCTGCTGCAGACGACTTGGAATGACGAACACGGCTTATGCGCACTGGCGAGTATCTCGCCATAACCAGCGGCGCCAGAGAAAAAGCGCGCCGGGCGAAGGCGCGCCTCAGGATTAAGAACCATCCGACCATCTGGCAAGCTCCGCCCGCCCCGCTTACACAGTGCCGGTCACACGCGGCCGTGGTTCGGGCCTGGCGAGGCTAGAAGGGGTGAAATCCGGAGCGATCCTCGTGCGCCGCATGCCTCTCCCCCCACTCGTTGCCGCCCGACTCCGCCGCACCGCGCTCGATCGGCATGATATCGACGGACGTGGCCTCCTCGGTACAGAGGCGACGCAGGGTCTGACGGCGACGCACCTCGGGGAGCACCCAGCCACCGATCACAAAGCGTTGAAAACGTCGATTCACGCTGATCTTCCGGGTCAGCCCGGCCATCACATCCGAGAAGATCGCGCGGTAGAGCTGCGCGAGATCACGACGCGCGAAGTTTCTGCACGCCAGGCTCACCGCGTCGACGGTGCGGGCGACCTGCTCCTTCATCCCCAGAAAGTCGATCACGAAGGCCTCCCCGCCGAAGGCATCTTCGAGGATCTGGGAGGCGTCGACGCCAAAGGGAAGGCCGCGGCCCAGGCGCGCGCCGCGCAGCGCGTAGAGGGTGCGAAGCCTGGCGATGGGGCGCTGATAACGAAGCTCCAGCATCGGTCCGGCCACATAGCGGGCGACACCTTGCTCGTCGTCGAGGATCTGGTCGAGCAGGGTCTTCTCGCGCTGCGCAAGCTGGCGAGCGGCACCGGGACGATTGAGGATGGCCTGCATCGCCAGCACGCTGTCGTGAAGCGCCTCACAGACCATCTCATCAATACGCCCGAGCACATCGATGTAGAGACGGCTGAAGGTATCGCAGCCGTAGCGTTGCAGCCCTGCCTCCACCGCCTCCTCCAACCAGAGCTCTCGGGACTCGCCGACATCATCACCCACGTCCCCGAAGTCGTGCAGCGCGGGGTGCATCGCGATCAAATCGCGCGTGCTGATGGCAGTGGTCCAGCGGTCGCCGTGGCCCGGCGCGTCGGCAAAAACAAAGAGCTCTTCCATGGCTTTCTCCCGGGGCATCCCTGCCCCTTTCTTGAGGAACGCACCTGGTACGGCTCGGCGCAAGTCTTTCAAAAACCCAACACATTCAACAGGTTACACGCACAACACTACCTTTCGCCACGAATGCAGCGCGCGCCACCTCATCTTCACCCCTACTGCTGGTCTGAATAGAACCACTCTAACTCGCCGCGGCCC is from Lujinxingia sediminis and encodes:
- a CDS encoding Na+/H+ antiporter subunit C, which produces MEALIASAIAVLVACGFYLVLRARTFPVIIGLALFSYAANLYIFSTGRLTSGMPPVLQKGVPLEAYADPLPQALILTAIVIGFAMTAFILVLAISGYVELGTDHLDAKEQSR
- a CDS encoding K+/H+ antiporter subunit F; the protein is MLTYAIATAFGIVSAAILLNAYRLFQGPDVLDRVVALDTMNINAIALLLLAGIWWSTDLFFEAALLIAMMGFVGTVGISRFLLRGDLIE
- a CDS encoding S1 RNA-binding domain-containing protein: MASKDDKTQPVPPRPRKKKTEGEASAQGVKPDEKVEVIRAPRPPTAPNAPKKEAPKKDAPAAESKKEESSAGMKFGDTSATMDDFAAMFESHEAAAPSRQRFDMGDQVEGKVISVGTAAIFVQIGANQEGVADRAAYEDEEGNVTLEPGQTYSFYVLGFKGGIQLGKELGAGRQGLAAVETAHDTGLPISGKVTGTNKGGFEIDLSGVEAFCPISQIELGFTEEPDAHVGQTYQFKVQEVRDGGRTVVVSRRALLEEQQKEAREQTLKTLDVGQVIEGVITRVADFGAFVDIGGVEGLVHVSELSHTFFDHPTDLVKVGQEVKVEVLSLEEPVGDKPIRIGLSMKATEQDPWLEVNEKFAVGTRVLGRVVRLAPFGAFVELTPGVEGLVHVSQMSWERHVANPADVVSVGEEVSVEVQDIDLLRRRIGLSMKAAEGDPWANISERFAIGLEVSGHVAKVEDFGAFIELGGGITALLPRSEMNLSSDSTPHRQFTAGQEVKARVLNIEPERRRMALSLKDAETIAEQADPSKAAPTSYKDDSLSSGGGMGTLGDLLKARKKS
- the trpS gene encoding tryptophan--tRNA ligase, with the translated sequence MTSENQAKVVPAGPRRSLSGIKPTGFPHLGNYLGMIRPAIDLQEDYEAFYFVADYHALTSVRDPEALRQSVYQITAYFLAFGLDPARAAFFRQSDIPEVTELTWLLSCVTHMGLLERAHAYKAAKDQGIEKDINHGVFTYPVLMASDILIYDSDVVPVGADQIQHIEMTRDMAQKFNSAFGGDFLKLPEARVREDVATVPGLDGRKMSKSYGNIIEPLLPPKKLRKQIMKIETDSKGLDDPKDPSTCNIVTLYKLFASKDELAEMEENYRAGGYGYGHAKQALFEKMDAHFAPFRERYEAIIDDRDYLDQILDEGAEKVRPIVEEVMVRVRRATGLRR
- a CDS encoding class I SAM-dependent methyltransferase, which codes for MPYAEQAAMFENRLQKNISRIENAAQRLNQSCYRIYDADIPEIPLLVDWYEGYLHVALMARRKFRDMDNEAWLDAMLEVLMTQLDVPAEKLFVKTRRRQKGSWQYSKFAHERSEIAVHEDGLKFKVNLSDYLDTGLFLDHRITRQMVREESQGKSVLNLFAYTGAFTVHAIAGGARKTVTVDMSNTYLRWARENLALNQMSLRGNRFERADILQYLASPDRAREHYDLIVLDPPTFSNSKKMDDTLEIQRDHPWLINTSLGLLKPGGALYFSTNFRNFKLQSSQLHGAVIEELTQKTIPHDFQHSKPHQSWRITRA
- a CDS encoding Na+/H+ antiporter subunit E; its protein translation is MISIRQRVLPQPLFSLVLLAVWLLAQGKLELSTIIGGVVLALVLPALTYRFTDSFPKVRRLRPLIQYVVIVMWDILVANLVVARLILGSSRKLKPTFLEVPVKLTNPYAITIFAATISLTPGTVSSNLSGDRKTLLVHALTSDDPDAEIQLMKARYEAPLLEAFQ
- a CDS encoding monovalent cation/H+ antiporter subunit D, with the protein product MNNWIVIPILLPMLTALVCALIPASKIAIQRTLSLTASLALMATGFFMVSQTMSGEIFSYAMGSWSAPFGIVVVVDRLSAMMVALTSVVALCVLAYASQGSDKRGPYFHFLFQFQVLGICGAFLTGDIFNLFVFFEILLLASYNLLVYSGGKKRLKAGIHYVILNLVGSALFLIGVSTLYGITGTLNMADMAIQVAALGPEDQAILQAGALVLMVVFALKAALLPLYLWLPGVYGAATAPVAALFAVLTKVGVYAILRTSTLIFGPEAGVGADLIAPYLFPLALMTLFFGMVGAMGSHRLRHMTGYLIIASLGTMLASIGLFTQASISGALYYLVHSTLIMALFFLLIERVSAQRGPFTDEIRIGWKLTQPTLLGLIFFGAAVAAAGLPPFSGFLGKLLMLQAAIGEPGGFWMWAVILFTSLLGLVALSRVGTQVFWKGTEISAERADQVERTTTLQAAPLVAILAILAAYSVFAGPVTRYTDAAAAQLLDPQQYIDAVMVQPAFFPDTGMSDDLSNKDH
- the yaaA gene encoding peroxide stress protein YaaA translates to MLVLLSPSKSLDFESPVPVSEHSEPPFLDDSQTLIERLRELSRADLEDLMGISSKLADLNYDRYRDFELPFSPENARQALWAFTGDVYTDFQLDAYTDDDVAFAQEHIRILSGLYGVLRPLDLMQPYRLEMGTRLENARGKNLYDFWGQRITDVLNEKLAEQERQVVINLASNEYFKSVDKKSLKGKLITPVFRDRKGDTYKIVAFWAKRARGMMADYIVRERITDPERLKGFTGGGYYFSDERSSEREYVFLREPQEP
- a CDS encoding Na+/H+ antiporter subunit G; its protein translation is MEELPLYLQSIIAALLIFGAVFAFIGSLGLAKLPDFYMRLHGPTKATTLGLGAMLVGSMIYFSVTKGSLTLHEILITLFLFITAPVSAHILSKSAIRSRIYDSTGMVEEKTRELF